In Leptolyngbya sp. O-77, the genomic window TTTGCCCGTGATTGGGTTCTTGTAGGCGGCCGCCTGCACCATGCCCTGCGTCAGCAGGCGCTTAAACGGCTCATCAAAATTGAGCAGGCCGCGATCGCGCAATACCTTGGTAAAGAACCGCGAATACAGCAGGTGCAAAATCGCGTGTTCAATGCCGCCGACATATTGATCCACCGGCATCCAGTCGTTCGTCTTGGCCGGGTCAAAGGCGGCATTCTCGTTTCGCGCATCGGGATAGCGCAGGAAATACCACGACGAACAGATAAACGTGTCCATCGTGTCGGTTTCGCGCTTCGCAGGCGTGCCGCAAGTCGGACAGGGCACATTCACCCAGTCCTCCAGCTTCGCCAGGGGCGACGGCCCCCGCCCCGAAAACTCCACCTGTTCTGGCAGCGTTACGGGAAGCTGGTCATCGGGAACGGGCACCGTGCCGCAACTTGGGCAATGCACCACCGGAATCGGGCAGCCCCAATAGCGCTGCCGCGAAATCAGCCAGTCGCGCAGGCGATAGTTGACCGTGCCCTTGCCTTTGCCGTTGGCTTCCAGCCATTTCACCGCCGCCTCTACGCTTTGCCCCGCGCCCTTGCCCACCGGGATGCCGTCCAGCGGGCCAGAATGAACCATCACACCCTCGCCCACATGGGCGACAGTCATCGTGTCGCCGTCCAGCGCCTCGCCCTCCGGCTGCACCACGACCTTCACCTTTAGCCCAAACTTACGGGCAAACTCAAAGTCGCGCTGGTCGTGGGCCGGAACGGCCATAATCGCGCCTGTGCCGTAGCCCATCAGCACATAGTCGGCAATCCAGACGGGAATTTTTTCGTCATTGACCGGATTAATGGCGTAGCTGCCTGTCCACACGCCCGTTTTCTCGCGATCTTCCGTCGTGCGATCGATTTCGCTCTTGCCCGCGGCGGCGGTTTTGTATGCCGCGACTTCGGCAGCCTGGGCCTCGGTCGTCAGCTTGTCCACCAGGGGATGCTCTGGCGACAGCACCATAAAGGTCGCCCCCCACAACGTATCGGGGCGCGTGGTGTAAACCGTCAGGTCGTCGCCCGCTTCGGTCTTGAACACAACCTCTGCACCCGTGGACTTGCCGATCCAGTTTTCTTGCATGAGGCGCACGCGCTCGGGCCAGCCATCGAGCTGGTTCAGGTCTTGCAGCAGTTGTTCGGCGTAGTCGGTGATTTTGAGAAACCACTGCTTTAACAAACGCCGCTCCACCTTTGCGCCCGATCGCCAGGATTTGCCCTCGCTATCGACCTGCTCATTGGCCAGCACGGTTTGGTCGATGGGGTCCCAATTCACCGCCGCCTCTTTTTGGTAGGCCAGCCCAGCCTCCAGAAATTGCAGAAAAATCCACTGCGTCCATTTGTAATAATCCGGCGAACAGGTGGTGACTTCGCGGCTCCAGTCGTAGGACAGGCCCAGCCGTTTCAACTGGGCCCGCATTTGGGCGATGTTTTGATACGTCCATTTGGCAGGCGCAACGCCGCGATCGATCGCCGCATTTTCTGCTGGCAAGCCAAACGCATCCCAGCCCATCGGGTGCAGCACGCGATAGCCGCGCATCCGCTGCACGCGGGCGATCACGTCGGTAATGGTGTAGTTGCGGACGTGGCCCATGTGCAGGTTGCCCGACGGATAGGGAAACATGGACAGCGCGTAAAACTTGGGCTTGCTGGGGTCTTCCAGCGTTTGGTCTAGCCCTTGCGCGTCCCAGGCGGTTTGCCATTTTTCCTCAATCTCGGCGGGGTTGTATCGGGACTCCACGAACGCAACTCCTTTGCTTATGCGGCTGGATAACGGAAAGTATTCTCCATTTTAGGCCTTAAACGCAGCCTGGATCGGCGGAATTGAGGGGCCGTTATCTGGAGGGCGATCGCCGCCTTTCCCAGCGCTGCACAAACTAGCGCTGCACAAACTAGCGCTGCGCGAACTGATGCACGAATTCCCGCTGTGCCGCCACCGACAGCGCCCCCAACCGCACTGCTTGTACGGTGGCGATCGCCGCCTCCGCGTCATAGCCCAGCTTCACCAGGCAGGCCGCAGCCAGCGTGCCTGTGCGCCCGCTGCCACCCCGACAGTGAATCGCCACCGTTTCGCCCGCCGCCACCGCCGCCAGCACCCGCTCTACCAGCGCCGAAAACTCGTCCAGTGAGGTGGGCAGCGCCTC contains:
- the leuS gene encoding leucine--tRNA ligase, with the protein product MESRYNPAEIEEKWQTAWDAQGLDQTLEDPSKPKFYALSMFPYPSGNLHMGHVRNYTITDVIARVQRMRGYRVLHPMGWDAFGLPAENAAIDRGVAPAKWTYQNIAQMRAQLKRLGLSYDWSREVTTCSPDYYKWTQWIFLQFLEAGLAYQKEAAVNWDPIDQTVLANEQVDSEGKSWRSGAKVERRLLKQWFLKITDYAEQLLQDLNQLDGWPERVRLMQENWIGKSTGAEVVFKTEAGDDLTVYTTRPDTLWGATFMVLSPEHPLVDKLTTEAQAAEVAAYKTAAAGKSEIDRTTEDREKTGVWTGSYAINPVNDEKIPVWIADYVLMGYGTGAIMAVPAHDQRDFEFARKFGLKVKVVVQPEGEALDGDTMTVAHVGEGVMVHSGPLDGIPVGKGAGQSVEAAVKWLEANGKGKGTVNYRLRDWLISRQRYWGCPIPVVHCPSCGTVPVPDDQLPVTLPEQVEFSGRGPSPLAKLEDWVNVPCPTCGTPAKRETDTMDTFICSSWYFLRYPDARNENAAFDPAKTNDWMPVDQYVGGIEHAILHLLYSRFFTKVLRDRGLLNFDEPFKRLLTQGMVQAAAYKNPITGKYIAPADIADLSDPRDPATGDKLEVVFEKMSKSKYNGIDPKDVLEKYGADTARMFILFKAPPEKDLEWDDADVEGQFRFLNRVWRLVAEFQASGAKPQGSEELTKPEKDLRRAIHTAIQEITEDLEGDYQFNTAVSELMKLSNALNDAPCKESPVYAEGIETLLALLAPFAPHIAEELWHLLGHADSVHHHGWPVADPEALVVDEIPLVIQIMGKTRGTIQVPAGADAQTLEKLATESELAQRYIEGKTIKKVIVVPGKLVNFVVQ